In one Rutidosis leptorrhynchoides isolate AG116_Rl617_1_P2 chromosome 8, CSIRO_AGI_Rlap_v1, whole genome shotgun sequence genomic region, the following are encoded:
- the LOC139864997 gene encoding U-box domain-containing protein 1-like has translation MDVTLPPPLMVSSGLLPTDSLLASLIQISNEVTNIEKIPTTQYKNVSTMIRRIKLLSSLFEEIQETNTQLPPSSILCLTELYSVIRRVKSLIEACKEGSCLWNLVRSETISNQFYVIVKEMSRALDILPLSLLKIAADTREQVELLHKQVKRVDSLIDCKEIQRRDELLQVMMHTSSKIIDFEKVKVIMTRVGLKTPLDYEEEISKLESEAEKQAGTGGLIVVSNINNLISLVTLSKSMVFNKDHHNKLAEEVGTRKSFQHNYFPSCQSTITNVPDEYRCPISLDLMRDPVIVASGHTYDRVSIAQWINSGHHTCPKSGQRLIHMALIPNYALKSLIRQFCEENNIPLTDHLTSSSSSSNLERTPSMKRKLPEKAVDHISATKTAMDAVKMTAEFLVGKLAMGSNDIQRQAAYELRLLAKTGMDNRRIISEAGAIPFLVTLLSSRDPRIQENAVTALLNLSIFDNNKVLIVAAGAIDGIVDVLGSGLTMEARENAAATIFSLSIIDDYKVVIGSRPKAISSLVGLLKDGTTVGKRDAATALFNLAVHNVNKVNVVLSGAVPLLIDLLMDDKAGITDDALAVLSLLLGCSEGLEEIRKSKVLVSILTDLLRFGSSKGKENSLTLLLGLCKDNGDEVARRLLMNPRSIPSLQSLAVDGSMKAQRKADALLRLLNRCCCSQSHNPVE, from the coding sequence ATGGATGTAACTCTACCTCCTCCTCTCATGGTTTCTTCAGGTTTACTTCCAACTGATTCTTTGTTAGCATCACTAATCCAAATCTCTAATGAAGTAACAAACATTGAAAAAATTCCAACTACACAATATAAAAATGTTTCAACAATGATAAGAAGGATCAAACTTCTTTCATCATtgtttgaagaaattcaagaaaccAACACTCAACTTCCACCTTCTTCAATCTTATGTCTCACCGAGCTTTATTCAGTGATTCGAAGGGTGAAATCATTGATAGAAGCGTGTAAAGAAGGTAGCTGTTTATGGAACCTTGTTCGATCCGAAACCATTTCGAATCAATTTTATGTGATTGTTAAGGAAATGAGTAGAGCTTTAGATATATTACCGTTAAGTTTGTTGAAGATAGCAGCAGACACAAGAGAGCAAGTTGAACTTCTTCATAAACAAGTCAAACGAGTTGACTCGTTGATTGATTGTAAAGAGATTCAAAGAAGAGATGAGCTTCTTCAAGTGATGATGCATACTAGTTCTAAAATCATTGACTTTGAAAAAGTCAAAGTCATAATGACCCGGGTCGGGTTGAAAACGCCACTCGATTACGAAGAAGAGATTTCGAAACTCGAATCCGAAGCTGAAAAACAAGCGGGAACGGGCGGGCTTATCGTGGTATCTAACATCAACAATCTCATTTCGCTCGTTACATTATCGAAATCGATGGTTTTCAACAAAGATCATCATAACAAACTAGCCGAAGAAGTAGGTACGCGTAAAAGTTTCCAACATAACTATTTTCCATCTTGTCAATCAACGATCACCAACGTTCCAGACGAATACCGATGCCCGATTTCGCTTGATTTAATGCGGGACCCAGTGATTGTAGCATCTGGACACACGTATGACCGGGTCTCGATTGCACAATGGATTAACTCAGGGCATCATACATGTCCCAAAAGTGGACAGAGACTAATCCACATGGCACTCATTCCAAATTACGCGCTCAAAAGCTTGATCCGTCAATTTTGCGAAGAAAATAACATCCCGTTAACGGATCATTTAACATCAAGTTCTTCATCATCGAATCTTGAACGAACCCCGAGTATGAAAAGAAAACTACCCGAAAAGGCAGTTGATCATATTTCAGCTACGAAAACTGCCATGGATGCTGTAAAAATGACAGCAGAGTTTTTGGTGGGAAAATTAGCAATGGGTTCGAACGATATTCAGAGACAAGCAGCATACGAGTTAAGATTATTGGCCAAAACGGGAATGGATAATCGGAGAATAATTTCGGAAGCGGGTGCGATTCCGTTTTTGGTAACATTACTCTCGTCACGTGATCCAAGAATACAAGAAAATGCAGTTACAGCATTATTAAACCTTTCtatatttgataataataaggTGTTGATAGTGGCTGCAGGAGCAATAGACGGTATTGTAGATGTATTGGGTTCAGGTTTAACAATGGAAGCAAGAGAAAATGCAGCAGCGACTATATTTAGTTTATCGATAATCGATGATTATAAAGTGGTTATTGGTAGTCGTCCGAAAGCGATTTCATCTTTGGTTGGGCTGTTAAAAGATGGAACTACAGTTGGAAAAAGAGATGCTGCAACTGCATTGTTTAATCTTGCAGTTCATAATGTTAATAAAGTTAACGTTGTTCTTTCGGGGGCGGTCCCTCTTTTAATCGATTTGTTAATGGATGATAAGGCGGGAATTACTGACGATGCGTTAGCGGTGCTTTCTTTACTATTGGGGTGTTCTGAGGGACTTGAAGAAATAAGAAAAAGTAAAGTTTTAGTTTCGATTTTGACTGATCTTTTGAGATTTGGATCTTCAAAGGGGAAAGAAAATTCGTTGACTTTGTTATTGGGGCTGTGTAAAGATAACGGTGATGAAGTTGCGAGACGATTGTTGATGAATCCGAGGAGTATACCGTCTCTTCAAAGTTTGGCTGTTGATGGATCGATGAAAGCGCAAAGAAAGGCTGACGCTCTGCTTAGATTGCTCAACAGATGCTGCTGCTCACAGTCTCATAATCCTGTTGAATGA
- the LOC139864996 gene encoding UTP--glucose-1-phosphate uridylyltransferase 3, chloroplastic, translating into MARVTTSLLHHNGIYFTFSARDSHSPFYLRPSNHNKFPLPFLPSIPSSSPSGRRRTLVSTVPVEYVPPPPDFDFELNRLRILRSKLSNSNKLRDKLHVIDSDSEVKRFFTSGYYKNKLARALETLRLDEYELYLIKCIVAAGQEHVLNSGCDTDSGFDSELVSARSALKSALYSLVEMIEKWDGSDDREVHVKKKVDAVALNSLLKTLKDVEEFYDCIGGIIGYQLMVLELLSQSVHGEKINNFQHINSLQIHPPNVRDLSQDTEYASQAALWGVEGLPQLGEIYPLGGSADRLGLVDSVTGECLPAAMLPYCGRTLLEGLIRDLQAREFLYYKLYGKQCITPVAIMTSSAKNNHEHITLMCERSKWFGRGRSNFRLFEQPLVPAVSAEDGQWIAKGQFAPVCKPGGHGVIWKLAYDKGIFQWFRDHRRKGATVRQVSNVVAATDVTLLAMAGIGLNEGKKLGFASCKRNSGATEGINVLIEEGKPDGTWAYGVSCIEYTEFEKFGIADGSSASNSLQSEFPANTNILYVDLNAAERIASSKDETSLPGMVLNVKKSINYIDHYGIQHGVSGGRLECTMQNIADHLVNSFPSRCFEGVEDTLDTFIVYNHRRKVTSSAKKKRKPADMSLHQTPDGALLDILRNAYDLLSHCDIKLLEIESNDKYAKSGPPYLILLHPALGPLWEVTRQKFHGGSISKGSELQIEISEFLWRNVQLDGSLMITSESVMGSQVDRNHESILQYGFRCARCKLENVKIQNKGIDWSSDKNLYWKHDVERLEAVKVILHGNAEFEAADVIIEGNHVFEVPDGYKMMVTSGNSGLSVHINPIEKEYMDSGSWCWKYMLNDKHIDLELVQF; encoded by the exons ATGGCGCGAGTGACAACCTCCTTACTCCACCACAACGGCATCTACTTCACATTCTCGGCGCGTGACTCTCACTCTCCCTTCTACCTCCGTCCATCTAATCACAACAAATTTCCTCTCCCTTTTCTACCTTCAATTCCGTCATCTTCACCGTCAGGCCGTCGTCGAACGCTAGTCTCCACCGTACCCGTAGAGTACGTACCTCCACCGCCGGATTTTGACTTCGAACTCAACCGTCTCCGTATTCTACGGTCCAAATTATCAAATTCAAACAAACTACGAGATAAATTACACGTAATTGATTCTGATTCGGAAGTGAAACGGTTTTTCACCAGTGGTTATTATAAAAACAAATTAGCTAGGGCTTTAGAGACGTTACGTTTGGATGAGTACGAGTTGTATTTGATTAAATGCATTGTTGCTGCGGGTCAAGAGCATGTGTTAAATTCGGGTTGTGATACGGATTCGGGTTTTGATAGTGAACTTGTGTCTGCTAGAAGTGCGTTGAAGTCTGCGTTGTATAGTTTGGTTGAAATGATTGAAAAATGGGACGGGAGTGATGATCGAGAGGTACATGTGAAGAAGAAGGTTGATGCTGTTGCGTTGAATTCGTTATTGAAAACGCTTAAAGATGTTGAAGAGTTTTATGATTGTATTGGCGGGATTATTGG ATACCAGCTAATGGTTTTAGAGCTACTATCTCAGTCTGTACATGGGGAGAAGATAAATAACTTTCAGCACATAAATAGCTTGCAGATTCATCCTCCTAATGTACGTGATCTTTCTCAAGACACAGAATATGCATCTCAGGCCGCTTTATGGGGTGTGGAG GGTTTGCCGCAACTAGGAGAGATTTATCCTCTTGGAGGGTCTGCTGACAGGCTTGGTTTAGTGGACTCTGTAACCGGTGAATGTCTCCCTGCAGCAATGCTTCCTTATTGTGGACGCACCTTGTTGGAAGGCCTTATAAGAGATCTTCAG GCTAGGGAGTTCTTATACTACAAACTATATGGAAAGCAGTGCATAACTCCTGTTGCGATTATGACAAGTTCGGCAAAGAACAATCATGAACATATCACGTTAATGTGTGAAagatccaaatggtttggaagaggTCGATCAAATTTCCGACTTTTTGAACAG CCACTTGTTCCAGCTGTTAGCGCCGAAGATGGTCAGTGGATAGCAAAAGGGCAGTTTGCGCCTGTATGCAAGCCTGGCGGTCATGGTGTGATATGGAAACTCGCGTATGACAAAGGCATTTTTCAATGGTTTCGTGATCATAGAAGAAAAGGAGCAACAGTTCGACAAGTCAG TAATGTTGTAGCAGCTACCGATGTGACCCTCTTGGCCATGGCAGGGATTGGTCTGAACGAAGGGAAG AAACTTGGTTTCGCATCATGTAAACGAAACTCTGGGGCTACAGAAGGCATAAATGTATTGATTGAGGAAGGCAAACCTGATGGAACATGGGCATATGGTGTGTCATGCATCGAGTATACAGAGTTCGAGAAATTTGGAATTGCTGATGGGTCTTCTGCTTCGAATAG TTTGCAGTCAGAGTTCCCAGCAAATACAAATATCCTCTATGTGGACTTGAACGCTGCGGAACGTATTGCATCAAGCAAGGATGAGACGAGTTTACCAGGAATGGTGCTGAATGTGAAAAAGTCAATCAACTACATTGACCACTATGGTATCCAACATGG TGTTTCAGGTGGACGCCTGGAATGTACAATGCAAAATATTGCTGATCATCTTGTTAATAGTTTTCCATCTCGATGTTTTGAAGGTGTAGAAG ATACACTAGATACCTTCATTGTCTATAATCACCGAAGGAAGGTCACATCATCCGCCAAGAAGAAAAGAAAGCCTGCTGACATGTCCTTACATCAG ACTCCTGATGGTGCACTACTTGACATACTACGAAATGCGTATGATCTTCTTTCACATTGTGATATCAAGCTCCTCGAG ATTGAAAGTAATGATAAATATGCGAAATCTGGACCACCATATCTTATTCTTCTTCATCCTGCTCTTGGTCCTCTTTGGGAAGTCACTAGACAAAAG TTTCATGGAGGCTCAATTTCTAAAGGTTCTGAATTACAAATCGAGATTTCTGAATTCTTATGGAGAAATGTTCAG CTTGATGGGAGTTTGATGATCACATCAGAAAGTGTAATGGGCTCTCAGGTTGACAGAAACCATGAGTCGATACTACAATATGGTTTCAG ATGTGCACGGTGCAAATTAGAAAatgtaaaaatacaaaataaaggaATAGACTGGAGTTCAGATAAAAATCTGTATTGGAAGCATGATGTTGAGCGGCTTGAGGCGGTAAAAGTCATACTGCATGGAAATGCTGAATTTGAAGCTGCTGATGTCATTATTGAG ggaaatcatgtatttgaagttccaGATGGCTACAAGATGATGGTCACATCTGGAAATTCAG GTTTATCTGTACATATAAATCCTATCGAAAAGGAATATATGGATAGTGGAAGCTGGTGTTGGAAGTACATGTTAAACGACAAACATATTGATTTGGAATTGGTGCAGTTCTAA